A window from Dehalobacter sp. DCA encodes these proteins:
- a CDS encoding spore maturation protein, which produces MSIISELARWAIPFILFFVPIYGYLHKVPVYETFVEGAENGFKTAVKIIPFLIGMLVSIKVFVDSGALDLLINLLRPLFLAMDWNPDLLGIIPLAVMRPLSGSGALGVATELIHQYGPDSFIGRLASTLQGSTDTTFFVLAVYFGSVGIKKHRYALKVGLLADAVGLIASIWIVSRVFG; this is translated from the coding sequence ATGAGCATCATCTCTGAGCTTGCCAGATGGGCTATTCCGTTTATTTTATTTTTTGTGCCGATTTATGGTTACCTCCATAAAGTTCCTGTATATGAGACATTTGTTGAGGGGGCGGAGAATGGCTTTAAAACTGCCGTAAAAATTATTCCGTTTTTAATTGGAATGCTGGTGTCCATTAAAGTGTTTGTGGATTCTGGCGCCCTGGATCTGTTAATAAACCTTCTTCGACCTCTTTTTTTAGCTATGGACTGGAATCCAGACCTGTTAGGCATTATTCCTTTGGCCGTTATGCGGCCACTGAGCGGTTCAGGGGCCCTTGGGGTTGCAACTGAACTGATCCATCAATACGGACCTGATTCGTTTATCGGCCGGCTTGCTTCCACGCTCCAAGGAAGCACAGATACCACCTTTTTTGTGCTTGCCGTCTATTTTGGCTCAGTCGGCATCAAAAAACACAGATATGCTTTAAAAGTCGGACTGCTCGCTGATGCAGTCGGACTGATTGCTTCAATCTGGATCGTCAGCAGGGTCTTTGGCTAA
- a CDS encoding nucleoside recognition domain-containing protein — MVNLIWLVMLICGIIVAALNGNIDQVTASALQASELGVEVAIQLMGVMSLWLGIMHIAEKAGLIRHLARISAPVVRKLFPSLRADSPAFGPIVMNLCANILGLGNAATPFGLKAMQELQKENPDQETASPAMITFLALNTSCITIIPATIIAVRMKAGSANPVEIIGTTVFATGCAMASAIIADVLFRKRNGL; from the coding sequence ATGGTCAATTTGATCTGGCTGGTTATGCTGATCTGCGGCATTATTGTCGCTGCCCTGAATGGAAATATCGATCAGGTCACTGCGTCGGCCCTTCAGGCTTCTGAACTCGGGGTAGAAGTGGCAATCCAGTTAATGGGTGTCATGAGCCTGTGGCTGGGTATCATGCATATTGCTGAAAAAGCAGGACTCATCCGGCACCTGGCCAGAATAAGCGCCCCGGTGGTCAGAAAACTTTTTCCGTCGCTCAGGGCGGATAGTCCTGCCTTCGGCCCAATTGTCATGAATCTCTGTGCGAATATCCTCGGTCTGGGTAATGCCGCTACGCCGTTTGGCCTGAAGGCCATGCAGGAGTTACAGAAAGAAAACCCGGATCAGGAAACAGCCAGTCCCGCGATGATTACGTTTCTGGCGCTGAATACGTCCTGTATTACGATTATTCCGGCCACAATCATTGCTGTCAGAATGAAGGCCGGATCGGCCAATCCAGTCGAGATTATTGGGACGACAGTTTTTGCCACAGGGTGTGCCATGGCCTCAGCCATCATTGCAGATGTTCTTTTTAGAAAGAGGAACGGATTATGA
- the ytfJ gene encoding GerW family sporulation protein has protein sequence MDEHPIENLMQTAMDSIQKMINVNTVIGDPVETPSGSVIIPVSRVSCGFAAGGSEFSSAEGEKEEEKKNENASKMPFGGGSGGGVSVKPVGFLVVNQNQVRLLPVEGNMIAERIIDEMPNLMDKLSHMVNRKRFHREDGYEERC, from the coding sequence ATGGATGAACATCCAATTGAAAATCTGATGCAGACAGCGATGGATAGTATCCAAAAAATGATAAATGTAAACACAGTGATTGGAGACCCGGTCGAAACACCAAGTGGCTCTGTGATTATACCTGTTTCCAGGGTATCCTGCGGTTTTGCAGCCGGCGGCAGCGAATTTTCTTCCGCTGAGGGAGAAAAAGAGGAGGAGAAAAAAAATGAAAACGCTTCCAAGATGCCTTTTGGTGGAGGAAGCGGCGGTGGGGTATCGGTAAAACCTGTAGGTTTTCTGGTTGTAAACCAAAATCAGGTCCGACTGCTTCCGGTCGAAGGAAATATGATTGCAGAACGCATCATTGACGAAATGCCTAATCTAATGGATAAATTGTCCCATATGGTCAATAGAAAGAGATTCCACCGTGAAGACGGGTATGAAGAAAGATGCTAA
- a CDS encoding DUF2953 domain-containing protein: MTILALLTACLIWLLVLALLKINLLIDYTFKNFSSVLKIHYQAALFRSNLEINIPAEMVSTGFLYFLLNSIENIQQNDCPDRKSKNNADSTRKRYRLIKHFLREAVRHYGYSSASIRRLQQSFSKIIRSFYRKMTVHSLQADLELGGRDAAETGYLTGACWTAFGFISARLHRYISLKQDDFRYRVIPNFTENIFLFRLCCILNLKSSHIIFTGYKFLLMILKNRRTRNYG; the protein is encoded by the coding sequence ATGACGATTCTTGCGCTGCTCACAGCCTGCTTGATTTGGCTGCTGGTTTTAGCGCTGTTAAAAATCAATCTGCTCATCGATTATACTTTCAAAAATTTTAGCAGTGTGTTGAAGATCCATTATCAAGCTGCATTGTTCCGGTCCAATCTGGAGATAAACATTCCGGCAGAGATGGTCTCGACCGGCTTTCTTTATTTTCTGTTGAACAGCATAGAAAATATACAGCAAAATGACTGCCCGGACAGAAAATCAAAAAATAATGCTGACTCGACCAGAAAACGTTACCGGTTGATAAAGCATTTTCTGCGGGAGGCTGTTCGTCATTATGGCTATTCCTCCGCAAGTATCAGACGGCTGCAACAAAGTTTTTCCAAAATAATCCGCTCTTTTTATCGTAAAATGACAGTTCATTCCCTCCAGGCCGATCTTGAACTTGGCGGCAGGGATGCTGCCGAGACGGGTTACTTGACGGGAGCCTGCTGGACAGCCTTTGGGTTTATCTCGGCAAGACTGCACAGGTATATCTCGCTAAAGCAAGATGACTTTAGATACCGGGTAATTCCGAATTTTACCGAAAATATATTTTTATTTAGACTTTGCTGCATATTAAATCTAAAAAGCAGCCATATTATTTTTACAGGCTATAAATTCCTATTAATGATCTTAAAAAACAGGAGGACTAGGAATTATGGATGA
- the cls gene encoding cardiolipin synthase: MTLSFTELSSHVVTVLYIINILLACTVIFLERRNPTSTLAWILVLFLFPAGGAILYFMFSQNLTRKKMFQLGAEEHLKYAALLNKEIEDLQSGRLTFNDPAMENYKDMILLHQIQSQALFSQDNSVEIFINGRKKFEDLFRTILEAKDHIHVLYFIIKRDSLGLQLIKILTEKAKEGLEVRLLVDSFGNKLRKDDFQPLIDAGGSVEKFSPSFLSYINLRLNYRNHRKLVIIDGQIGYIGGFNVGNEYINLKKKMGYWRDTHLKITGTAVLSMQTRFLLDWKVASGEKIKHSAKYYPEPAVVGTSGIQIVSSGPDSPHEEIKQGYIKMINSAKKSIYIHTPYFVPDSSILEVLKIAALSGVDVKIMIPNKPDHIFVYWATYSFVGELIKAGAKIYIYNNGFLHSKTIVVDKKIASVGTANFDIRSFRLNFEVNAFIYDVGISENLCKIYNEDLLLCTELTPEKYAKRSSLIKFKESISRLLAPVL, from the coding sequence ATGACACTATCCTTTACAGAACTCAGTTCCCACGTTGTTACCGTTTTATATATTATCAATATTTTACTGGCCTGTACCGTTATTTTTTTAGAAAGAAGAAATCCAACCTCCACCTTGGCCTGGATTCTTGTTTTATTTTTGTTCCCCGCCGGTGGAGCGATTCTATATTTTATGTTTTCTCAGAATCTGACGCGCAAAAAAATGTTCCAACTCGGAGCGGAGGAACATTTGAAATATGCTGCGCTTTTAAACAAAGAAATTGAAGATCTTCAGTCTGGAAGATTGACCTTTAATGACCCAGCAATGGAAAACTACAAAGATATGATTCTGCTACATCAGATTCAGAGCCAGGCACTCTTTTCCCAGGACAATAGCGTAGAAATATTTATAAACGGCAGAAAGAAATTCGAAGACCTTTTTCGCACGATCCTCGAAGCCAAAGACCATATTCACGTTCTGTATTTTATTATTAAAAGAGATTCGTTGGGGCTGCAATTAATCAAAATTCTGACCGAAAAAGCCAAAGAAGGCCTTGAAGTCAGGCTACTGGTTGATTCCTTCGGTAACAAACTGCGGAAGGATGATTTTCAGCCTCTGATTGATGCCGGCGGAAGTGTCGAAAAATTTTCCCCTTCATTTCTGAGTTATATTAACCTGAGGCTCAATTACAGAAACCACCGTAAACTAGTGATCATTGACGGTCAGATAGGTTATATCGGCGGCTTCAATGTCGGCAATGAATACATCAACCTGAAGAAAAAGATGGGTTATTGGCGTGATACTCACCTCAAAATAACAGGAACCGCTGTTCTCAGTATGCAGACAAGATTCCTGCTCGACTGGAAAGTTGCTTCAGGTGAAAAAATCAAGCATTCGGCAAAGTATTACCCTGAACCAGCAGTTGTCGGAACGAGCGGTATTCAGATCGTCTCCTCCGGCCCGGATTCTCCCCATGAAGAAATCAAGCAGGGTTATATCAAAATGATCAACTCTGCCAAGAAATCTATCTATATCCACACGCCTTATTTTGTGCCTGACTCCAGTATCCTCGAAGTTCTGAAAATTGCCGCGCTGTCCGGTGTCGATGTGAAAATAATGATCCCGAACAAACCGGATCATATTTTTGTCTACTGGGCAACGTATTCCTTTGTCGGGGAACTGATCAAAGCCGGGGCCAAGATCTATATCTACAATAACGGTTTTCTGCACTCGAAAACCATCGTGGTCGATAAAAAAATAGCTTCTGTCGGTACGGCGAATTTTGACATCAGAAGCTTCCGACTGAATTTTGAAGTCAATGCATTTATTTATGATGTCGGCATTTCGGAAAATCTCTGCAAAATTTATAATGAAGATCTGCTTTTATGTACCGAACTGACGCCCGAAAAATATGCGAAGCGTTCCAGTCTGATTAAGTTTAAAGAGTCCATTTCGCGACTTCTGGCACCGGTACTATAG
- the ybaK gene encoding Cys-tRNA(Pro) deacylase, with amino-acid sequence MAVNQKTNVVRILQSKEIRHEVYEYEVEDGLIDAVSVARKMGFDPERVFKTLVTTGKTTGTNVFIIPGNCELNLKKAAEAAGDKNIEMLKSKELLPLTGYIHGGCSPIGMKKDFPTYLEEMASEYDYIIISAGKIGMQVKLDTAELVKLTDAKLADLV; translated from the coding sequence ATGGCAGTAAATCAAAAAACAAACGTCGTAAGGATCCTTCAATCAAAAGAGATCCGGCATGAAGTCTATGAATATGAAGTGGAAGACGGACTGATAGACGCTGTATCCGTAGCCCGGAAGATGGGATTTGACCCGGAACGGGTATTTAAAACGCTTGTTACAACCGGAAAAACAACAGGGACCAATGTTTTCATTATCCCTGGAAATTGCGAGCTGAATTTAAAAAAAGCTGCCGAGGCAGCCGGGGACAAAAATATTGAGATGCTTAAATCTAAAGAACTTTTGCCGCTCACGGGCTATATTCACGGCGGCTGTTCCCCTATCGGGATGAAGAAGGATTTTCCGACCTATCTTGAGGAGATGGCCTCGGAATATGATTACATCATTATCAGTGCGGGAAAAATCGGGATGCAAGTGAAACTTGATACGGCGGAACTCGTCAAACTGACGGATGCCAAACTGGCTGACCTTGTATAG
- a CDS encoding Fur family transcriptional regulator: MTVKELNQLLKEKGYKFTSQRQYVFEVVTENQGKHLNSQEIFELVRNRFPEIGVATVYRTLSLLEAMGLIYGVDFEDGFRRYDIVKDDEEHRHHHLICLECGAIKEVEEDLLGTIEENIMKKNKFKVINHRVKFYGYCEKCLAKIEHDQ; the protein is encoded by the coding sequence ATGACAGTCAAAGAGTTAAATCAGCTCTTAAAGGAAAAAGGCTATAAATTTACCAGCCAAAGACAGTATGTTTTTGAGGTAGTAACGGAAAACCAGGGAAAGCACCTGAACAGTCAGGAGATTTTCGAGCTTGTCCGTAATAGATTTCCCGAAATTGGTGTTGCTACCGTCTACAGGACGCTATCGCTGTTGGAAGCGATGGGGCTGATTTACGGTGTTGATTTTGAAGATGGATTCCGCAGGTACGATATCGTGAAAGATGACGAGGAACACCGGCACCACCATTTGATTTGTCTGGAGTGCGGAGCCATTAAAGAAGTCGAGGAAGATTTGCTGGGAACAATTGAAGAAAACATTATGAAGAAGAATAAATTCAAAGTGATTAACCACCGTGTTAAGTTTTATGGTTATTGCGAAAAATGTCTGGCAAAGATCGAACATGATCAATGA
- a CDS encoding HD domain-containing protein, producing MEKLLLKYDDYFLAVARPIIEHNEYQKMKMIPHHHGSVFEHSLDVAYLSYKIAMKFRLDVISTIRGALLHDFYLYKFKKREDKNLLAESYRHSRNHPKIAVKNAQKYFELNKKERDIISNHMFPVGLPRSYEAWVTTIADKSLALTEYTTRVYCFAYLKLYLHLVQKSA from the coding sequence ATGGAAAAATTATTATTAAAGTATGATGATTATTTTCTTGCAGTAGCCAGACCTATTATCGAGCACAATGAATACCAGAAAATGAAAATGATCCCGCATCACCATGGCTCAGTCTTTGAGCATTCTCTGGACGTTGCTTACCTGTCTTATAAGATTGCCATGAAGTTCAGACTCGATGTCATTTCGACGATCAGAGGGGCACTTCTTCACGACTTCTACTTATACAAGTTTAAAAAAAGAGAAGACAAGAACCTGCTCGCAGAAAGCTACCGGCATTCACGCAATCATCCGAAGATCGCGGTGAAAAATGCGCAGAAATACTTTGAACTGAACAAAAAAGAACGGGATATCATTTCCAATCATATGTTCCCAGTCGGACTACCAAGAAGTTATGAAGCCTGGGTAACCACAATCGCAGATAAAAGCCTGGCGCTGACCGAATACACCACGAGAGTATATTGCTTTGCCTATCTGAAGCTGTATCTGCATCTGGTTCAAAAATCTGCTTAA
- a CDS encoding DegV family protein, whose translation MRKVKIITDSTNDLSAELLQKYDIDVVPLHVDFGEETYRDGIDLIPARLFQLVEEKKLLPKTAAPSPYAYAECFREYFDQGQDIIVITISSQMSSSYQNAALAASEFPQGRIWVIDSQNLSTGIGALVITSAEYARQGLQAEEISAKIRDSVAKVHVSFVIDTLEYLYKGGRCNILQNLMGSVLKIRPTIGVENGKMLVVDKVRGEKKKALDKLIENARRDSVDSKQIFITHSLGSEEEAVYLKCALQDIYPYKEILITNAGCVISSHCGQKTIGVIYIRK comes from the coding sequence ATGCGGAAGGTTAAGATTATAACCGACAGTACCAATGACCTTTCAGCAGAATTGCTTCAAAAATATGATATTGATGTTGTTCCGCTGCATGTTGATTTTGGAGAAGAAACCTACCGGGATGGCATAGACTTAATTCCGGCAAGGCTTTTTCAGCTTGTGGAAGAAAAAAAGTTGCTTCCGAAGACGGCAGCTCCTTCACCGTATGCGTATGCAGAATGCTTTCGGGAATATTTTGATCAAGGGCAGGACATTATTGTGATCACCATTTCTTCTCAGATGTCCTCATCTTACCAAAATGCCGCCCTTGCTGCCTCGGAATTTCCACAGGGAAGAATCTGGGTAATCGATTCCCAAAACCTGTCTACAGGCATAGGAGCTTTGGTGATTACATCTGCCGAATATGCCCGACAGGGGCTCCAGGCGGAAGAAATTTCAGCAAAGATCCGGGATTCGGTTGCCAAGGTCCATGTGAGCTTTGTGATCGATACGCTGGAATATCTTTATAAAGGTGGCAGGTGCAATATTCTGCAGAACCTAATGGGTAGCGTCTTGAAAATCCGGCCGACCATCGGTGTAGAAAATGGGAAAATGCTTGTCGTTGATAAAGTGCGCGGAGAAAAGAAAAAGGCCTTGGATAAATTGATTGAGAATGCCAGGCGGGATTCTGTAGATTCAAAACAAATCTTCATCACCCACTCCCTGGGAAGTGAAGAGGAAGCCGTCTACTTGAAGTGCGCGTTGCAGGATATTTATCCGTATAAAGAAATTCTGATTACCAATGCAGGCTGCGTGATTTCCAGTCACTGCGGCCAGAAGACAATCGGTGTGATTTATATCAGAAAATAG
- a CDS encoding tautomerase family protein translates to MPHIIVKLWPGRSEEQKIALADKMAEAMTEIMGIPDKNISVSFEEVAKEKWTEEVYNTDILAKESLLYKKPGY, encoded by the coding sequence ATGCCGCATATCATCGTTAAATTATGGCCCGGACGAAGTGAAGAACAAAAAATAGCCTTAGCCGATAAAATGGCCGAGGCGATGACGGAAATAATGGGAATTCCCGATAAGAATATTTCGGTTTCTTTTGAAGAAGTAGCCAAGGAAAAGTGGACCGAAGAGGTTTATAATACCGACATCCTGGCCAAAGAAAGTCTGTTGTATAAAAAGCCGGGTTATTAA
- a CDS encoding putative signal transducing protein, whose amino-acid sequence MKEPTEQDRNAELEEWILITEAANEIEADIIESILDSEEIPCYKRYNEAGDYLRIYMGMTNFGVEIYIPGNLKEKAEGLLNSMNTQDDQE is encoded by the coding sequence ATGAAGGAACCCACTGAACAAGATCGTAACGCTGAACTTGAAGAATGGATATTAATCACTGAAGCCGCGAATGAAATTGAGGCGGATATTATTGAATCGATCCTTGATTCTGAAGAGATTCCCTGCTATAAAAGGTACAATGAAGCTGGGGATTATCTTCGAATCTATATGGGGATGACCAATTTCGGTGTGGAAATCTATATCCCGGGAAATCTGAAGGAAAAGGCGGAAGGCCTTCTGAATTCAATGAATACGCAAGATGACCAGGAATAA
- a CDS encoding EcsC family protein produces MEAYDVKALAELKKWQRKMTRNASLTDRVAKNIQNRTNRLIPDKAHEIITAAIKNMVGAVLTGSEFTTREPLKNIDLKERDRLALAKISVYKKTASLEGAGTGAGGILLGFADFPLLLSIKIKFLFEMASIYGFDIKDLRERLYILHLFQLAFSSREKRMQVFQRILDWDEYIYRHPISMETVDWRTFQQEYRDYIDLAKLLQLVPVIGAFVGAVANYRLLGELGDTAMNGYRLRLLKDKMDTMI; encoded by the coding sequence GTGGAAGCATATGATGTGAAGGCGCTCGCAGAACTGAAAAAATGGCAGAGAAAAATGACCAGGAACGCATCGCTGACCGACAGGGTAGCAAAAAATATTCAGAACAGAACGAACAGGCTGATTCCGGATAAAGCTCATGAAATCATAACAGCTGCGATCAAAAATATGGTGGGGGCTGTTTTGACAGGATCCGAATTTACGACAAGGGAACCGCTTAAAAATATTGACCTGAAGGAACGGGACAGACTTGCTTTGGCTAAAATCAGCGTCTACAAAAAAACGGCCAGTCTGGAAGGGGCGGGTACAGGAGCAGGCGGCATCTTGCTTGGATTTGCAGATTTTCCTCTGCTCTTAAGCATCAAGATTAAGTTCTTATTTGAGATGGCAAGCATTTATGGATTTGATATCAAAGATTTAAGGGAAAGACTATATATCCTTCACCTGTTTCAGCTGGCTTTTTCCAGCAGAGAGAAACGGATGCAGGTCTTTCAAAGAATTTTGGACTGGGATGAATACATTTACAGGCATCCGATTTCAATGGAAACAGTTGATTGGCGCACTTTTCAGCAGGAATACAGAGATTATATTGATCTCGCCAAACTTTTGCAGCTGGTACCTGTCATCGGAGCTTTTGTCGGTGCAGTAGCGAATTACCGGTTGCTTGGGGAACTAGGCGATACGGCTATGAATGGCTACCGTTTGAGATTATTAAAAGATAAGATGGATACTATGATCTGA
- a CDS encoding FAD-dependent oxidoreductase — protein sequence MENYPTDFRRVPQSYWMASTPRTEYPALIEDVEADIAVIGGGIVGITSAFLLKKEGYKVVVLEADRILQGTTGHTTAKITSQHSLIYAKLQKKFGEEKTRQYAQANEIALQLIAELIQDNNIDCDFMRQSAYVFTQQDRYVPEIMEEAKIADLFGIKASFLSEIPLPLPIKGAVCFDDQAQFNPRKYLLALAKEIPGNGSHIFEQTKAVDIQQGTPCLVLTDNGARIAASKVIIASHYPFYEAMGLFFTRLYPERSYALGVRIKGDYPGGMYISAEDPTRSLRSQHDKENNLVIVGGEHHKTGQGEDTRNHYLKLRDFARQLFEVEHIPYRWSTQDYTTMDEVPYIGNLTTDTPDVYVATGFGKWGMTTGTAAALIFRDLILNGYSPWMNVYSPSRFTPVASAKNFVQENLNVAKHLISGKLSSVPGIAEIPRGGGKIIEHDGQRAGAYRDQQGALHIVDTTCTHLGCELQWNSAEASWDCPCHGSRFTYEGEIIDSPAQNKLEHIQE from the coding sequence ATGGAAAATTATCCGACAGATTTCCGAAGAGTGCCTCAGTCTTACTGGATGGCTTCGACACCCCGGACCGAGTATCCGGCTCTAATTGAGGATGTTGAAGCAGATATTGCAGTCATTGGCGGCGGAATCGTAGGGATTACTTCTGCTTTTCTTTTAAAAAAGGAAGGCTATAAGGTGGTTGTCCTTGAGGCCGACCGCATTCTTCAGGGGACTACAGGTCATACGACCGCCAAGATTACTTCACAGCATTCCTTAATCTATGCTAAGCTGCAGAAAAAGTTTGGGGAAGAAAAAACCCGGCAGTATGCGCAAGCCAATGAAATTGCCCTACAGTTGATTGCCGAACTGATTCAGGATAACAACATAGACTGCGATTTTATGCGGCAAAGCGCCTATGTCTTTACGCAGCAGGATCGGTATGTTCCGGAAATTATGGAAGAAGCGAAAATTGCTGATCTTTTCGGCATCAAGGCTTCTTTCCTGTCAGAGATCCCTCTTCCGCTCCCGATTAAAGGCGCTGTATGTTTTGATGACCAGGCTCAGTTTAATCCGCGAAAATATTTGCTCGCACTCGCTAAGGAAATACCCGGAAACGGCAGTCATATTTTCGAACAAACCAAAGCTGTTGACATTCAGCAAGGCACACCTTGTTTGGTGCTTACCGATAACGGGGCAAGAATCGCTGCATCAAAGGTGATTATTGCGTCTCACTACCCTTTTTATGAAGCTATGGGTTTATTTTTCACGAGACTCTATCCCGAACGTTCTTATGCTTTAGGTGTCAGAATCAAAGGAGATTATCCCGGAGGCATGTATATTTCTGCTGAAGACCCGACCCGTTCCCTACGTTCTCAACACGACAAGGAAAACAATTTGGTAATTGTTGGCGGTGAACATCACAAGACGGGGCAGGGAGAAGATACCCGCAATCATTACCTAAAACTCAGAGATTTTGCCAGGCAGCTTTTTGAGGTTGAGCATATCCCTTACCGGTGGTCCACACAGGATTATACGACGATGGATGAAGTCCCTTATATCGGTAATCTCACGACCGATACGCCTGATGTCTACGTCGCTACAGGGTTTGGCAAATGGGGAATGACCACAGGTACGGCCGCCGCTCTTATTTTCCGGGACCTGATCCTGAACGGCTACAGCCCCTGGATGAATGTGTATTCCCCTTCCCGCTTTACGCCGGTCGCCTCAGCCAAAAACTTTGTCCAGGAAAACCTGAACGTCGCCAAACACCTGATTTCCGGCAAACTGTCATCCGTCCCGGGCATAGCGGAAATTCCCAGAGGCGGAGGCAAAATCATCGAACATGACGGCCAACGAGCAGGTGCTTATCGCGACCAGCAAGGGGCCCTGCATATTGTCGACACGACCTGCACCCATCTGGGATGTGAATTGCAGTGGAATTCAGCTGAAGCATCCTGGGACTGCCCCTGCCATGGATCCCGTTTTACCTACGAGGGTGAGATCATTGACAGTCCTGCGCAAAATAAATTAGAACACATTCAGGAGTGA
- a CDS encoding inositol monophosphatase family protein: MSDFENILGNVKTWVREVGNLQKKNFRKENLYIETKSTEVDLVTEVDKLSEDYFLKAIQDKYPSHSILSEESGVHQNKDSNYLWIIDPLDGTTNYAQGLPVFAVSVALQYKKKTVLGVVYLPMLDLLFEAVVGQGASLNGKRISVAAKSRLKECLLSTGFPYDQSENPDNNTNYFAYFVPRSRGMRRIGSAAYDLANVAAGIIDGYWELNLSPWDVAAGILLVEEAGGKVALLEKKRGISLIAGNENIVGQIFQGMSSVDQQDIS, encoded by the coding sequence ATGTCAGACTTTGAAAATATTTTGGGTAATGTTAAAACCTGGGTAAGAGAAGTCGGTAATCTTCAGAAAAAAAACTTCCGCAAGGAGAATCTTTATATCGAAACGAAGTCGACAGAAGTAGATTTGGTAACGGAGGTCGACAAGCTTTCGGAAGATTATTTTCTGAAAGCGATTCAGGATAAATATCCCAGCCACAGTATTCTGTCTGAGGAATCCGGGGTGCATCAGAACAAGGATTCGAATTATCTATGGATTATTGATCCGCTGGATGGAACGACGAATTACGCGCAGGGTCTGCCGGTCTTTGCGGTATCGGTGGCACTTCAATATAAGAAAAAAACGGTTCTGGGCGTTGTTTATTTGCCGATGCTGGATCTGCTTTTTGAAGCGGTGGTCGGTCAGGGAGCCAGCCTGAACGGCAAAAGAATAAGCGTTGCCGCTAAATCCAGGTTAAAGGAATGCCTGCTGTCTACTGGTTTCCCATATGACCAGTCTGAAAATCCGGACAACAATACGAACTATTTTGCATACTTTGTGCCTAGATCGAGGGGGATGCGCAGAATCGGCTCCGCAGCCTATGACCTTGCCAATGTGGCCGCAGGAATCATTGACGGCTATTGGGAACTGAATCTAAGTCCCTGGGATGTTGCCGCGGGCATTCTGCTTGTTGAGGAAGCAGGCGGGAAAGTCGCGCTTCTTGAGAAAAAGAGAGGGATATCCCTGATTGCAGGGAATGAAAATATTGTTGGCCAGATATTTCAAGGAATGTCTTCGGTTGACCAGCAAGATATCAGTTGA